The genomic stretch TCTTTGGCGCCATCAAAAACAGGTACTGAAACATTAATACCTTCTCTCATCTGGCTTGCAAGGTTTATTATTTCTTCATCATCCAATTTTTCTAAGAAACTTCCTATCCCCCCGTCTCCAAACACCTTCTTAATGTGTCTTTTTATCACATCAGGGGAACAGCAATTTTTGTAGTAATTATCTACCAGTTCACCGATCTTCTTCCCAAGTTCCTTTGCTGTCCACCCCAGATGGGTTTCCAGAATCTGGCCTGCATTCATTCTCGATGGAACTCCAAGTGGATTCAGGACAATATCAATGGGCGTCCCATCTTCCATGAATGGCATATCCTCTTCGGGAAGTATAACCGAGACTATCCCTTTGTTTCCATGTCGACCAGATACCTTATCTCCAACAGCAACCTTCCTTTTCATTGCCACATATACCTTGATTGTCTTGATCACGCCTGGAGGTAGTTCGTCACCTTTTTTTATCTTGTTTATCTTATCTTCATAGTAAAGCCTTATAAGCTCTATCTGATTTTCTTTGCTATCAAAAACCTTTTTAATCTTGCTCTCCAATTCCTCATTCTTAAAACTCACGTCCTGCAATCTATCCAGGTTGATATTATCGATTCTTTCTTTAGTAAAGGCTTCACCCTTTTTAATAAACGTTTTTCCCCTGTCGTCCTTAATATCGGCTGGAGCACGCTTGCCAACCAATAGACCTTTTATCTTTTCCTTCGTGCTCTCTAAAATAATCTTTACCTGGTCTTCCTGGTCTCTTAGAATATTAGATATTTCTTTATCTTCAATATCTCTACTCCTGTCGTCCTTATCAATCCCTCTACGGGATAACACTTTCACGTCAGTTACAATCCCTTCTATACCATGAGGAACTCTCAAGGATGTATCCTTTACATCCCCCGCTTTCTCACCAAAAATTGCGCGCAGCAGTTTTTCTTCAGGTGTAAGCTGGGTCTCTCCCTTTGGGGTAACCTTTCCAACGAGTATATCTCCAGGTTTTACCGTGGCCCCAATCCTTACTATACCGCTTTCATCAAGGTCTTTAAGGGTCTCATCGCCTACATTTGGAATATCCCTTGTTACTTCTTCTTTACCAAGTTTTGTATCCCTTGTCACACACTCCAGTTCCTCTATATGGATAGATGTGAAAACATCTTCCTTCACAAGCCTCTCGTTTATAAGTACGGAATCCTCATAGTTATATCCCCTCCACGGCATAAATGCCACCAGTACATTTTTGCCAAGGGCGAGTTCACCTCTGTCTGTAGAAGGACCATCTGCGAGGACATCCCCCTTCTTCACATAATCCCCTTCTTTCACAATAACCCTCTGGTTGATACATGTATCCTGATTTGACCTTCGAAATTTCAAAAGATTATAAACATCTATCTTGGTAACCGGTTCTTCGCGCCCACTTTTCTCTTCATATTTTACAATAATCCTGTTTGCATCGACACTTTTAACAACACCGCTATTCTTTGCTACTTTCGTCACCCTCGAGTCTCTTCCAACGATTTTTTCCATTCCAGTACCAATAAGCGGGGCCTCTGTAACAACCAATGGAACTGCCTGCCTTTGCATATTGGAACCCATAAGAGCACGGTTACCATCATCATGTTCTAAAAAAGGAATTAATGCAGCCGAAACGCTCACAAGTTGTTTCGGGGAAACATCCATAAGGTTCACCTGGTCGGGGCTTATTAAAAAGAATCCCCCCCCTTTTTGCGCAGAGATAAGGTCTGCCTTAAATTTACCATGTTCATCCACAGGGGCATTTGCCTGTGCAACATAGTATTGTTCCTCCTCAAGGGCACTAAAGTATCTTATCTTATCAGTCACCTTCCCATTAACTACTTCCCTGTATGGTGTTTCTATAAATCCAAATTCATTCACCTTTGCATACGTTGCAAGAGAAGCTATTAAACCGATATTTGGACCTTCAGGTGTTTCTATAGGGCATATCCTCCCATAATGGGTGGGGTGCACATCTCGAACCTCAAACCCTGCTCTTTCTCTTGTAAGCCCCCCCGGTCCTAGGGCGCTTAGTCTCCTTTTGTGTGTTATCTCGCTCAAGGGGTTTGTTTGATCCATGAACTGGGAAAGCTGGCTACTCGCAAAAAAATCTTTCACTGCGGTTGCAACAGGTTTTGGATTAACCAAGTCATGGGGCATCAAGGTTTCCATCTCCGGAAAGGTAAGTCTTTCCTTTATAGCCCTTTCCATCCTCACAAGACCCATTCTGAACTGATTCTCAAGGAGTTCACCTACTGTTCTCACCCTTCTGTTACCAAGGTGGTCTATATCATCGCCAGGTCCTCTCGAATCCTTTAACCGAATGAGATGTTTTACCACCTCGATAATATCCTCTTTTCTCAAGGTAGTAACATCAAGTGGCACATTAAGCCCAATCCTATGGTTTATCTTAAGTCTGCCCACTTTTGAAAGATCATACCTCTCAGGACTGAAGAACATATTATGAATAAGGGCCTCAGCAAATTCTATAGTAGGCGGGTCTCCTGGCCTTAATTTTCTGTATATCTGAATAAGTGATTCTTCCTTTGTAACAACCTTATCACTGAGCAATGTGTTTCTTAATGATGGACTCACATTCAGATTATCAATAAAAAGTATATCAAAGTTTTTTATCTTTTTGCTTATGAGTTTGGCCAGATCTTCCCCTGTGATTTCCCTATTTATCGGAATCAACACCTCATTTGTCTTCGGATCAAAAATATCACTTGCACTTACCTTTCCAATAATATCCTCTTCTTCAATACGTATTCTATTGATTTTGGCAAGCTCCATTTTCTTGATAATAACCTTCGTAATCTTTTTGTGTTTTTTCACCAATACTTCATTGGTTTCTTCGTTCAATATATCAGCGGGTGCTTTTTGCCCAACAAGAAGTGTAAGAGGTGTTTGTTTAAAAAGCTTTTTATCTTTTATAATAACCTTCTCTTTCTCATAAAAATAGTCAAGGATCTCCTTGTCTGTATACCCTAAAGCCTTTAAAAGTAATGTTACTGGGATTTTCTTCTTTTTATCTATCCTCACATAAATGAGTTCCTTATGGTCAAATTCAAAATCTAACCATGAACCTCTATATGGAATTATCCTCGCCGTATATGAAAAGTTTCCGCTTAAGGGTGATTTCGATTGGTCGCAATCAAAATAAACACCAGGTGATCTATGTAACTGACTGACAACAACCCTCTCGGTTCCGTTTATTATAAATGTTCCCCTCTCAGTCATAAGAGGGATTTCTCCAAAATATACATCTTGTTCCTTTACTGCCCTGATGTCTCTAATTTTTGTATCAGGATCAACGTTCCACACCACCAGTCTTATTGTAACCTTCATAGGCGTTGCAAATGTAAGCCCTCTAAAAAGGCATTCTTCTTCGGAATTTTTCGGGTCACTTATCTCGTATTTGACAAACTCAAGGGATGTTGTATCATGGGAATCTCTTATCGGAAATACACTATTGAAAACTGCCTGTAATCCTATATTCTCTCTTTTCTCCGGGGATACAGTTCTATTCAGGAATTTTTCATAAGAGTCAAGTTGAATTTCAATAAGATTAGGAATCTCAAGGATCTCTTTTATCTTCCCGTAGTTCTTTCTAAAAATCTTATTACGAAAAGTTTCCCTCATATAATTTTCACCTCTTAATTTAAGGATTCGAGGGGTCCAGGATTCAAGTGGTCAAGCGGTTTTAACCCCAGAACCCTCGAATCCCAGAACCCTCGAATCCTTTTGTTTATTACTCTACTTTTACCTTTGCACTTACCTCTTCGAGCTGTTTTTTAATATTAGCAGCCTCTTCCTTAGAAACACCTTCCTTAACAGGCTTGGGTACCCCTTCTACAAGGTCCTTTGCTTCCTTAAGGCCAAGACTTGTGATAGCCCTTACAACCTTAATCACCTGTATCTTCTTATCCGCTTCGTAGCCAGCAAGTATTACATTAAATTCTGTCTTTTCCTCTGCTACTGCCTCCTGAGCAGGTGCCGGGGCAGCCCCACCTCCTTGACCTTGTGCCATAACAGACATAGCTGCTTGTACTCCAAATTTTTCTTCTAATTCTTTTATAAGCTCTGAGAGTTCAAGGACTGTCATATTTTCAATAAATTTTATTACATCTTCTCTTTTAATGGCCATCTAATTCCTCCTTCACGCTTGTTCTTTTTTGTTTTTTATTGCATTCAAAGTTAACATAAGTTTTACAAGATTACCCAAAAGGACATACAAGAACCTCCGGGGTGTTCCCTGGAGTAAGCCAAGGAACCTGCTTACAAGTATCTCCTTTGATGGCAATGTGGCGAGTTTCA from Pseudomonadota bacterium encodes the following:
- the rpoB gene encoding DNA-directed RNA polymerase subunit beta, with the translated sequence MRETFRNKIFRKNYGKIKEILEIPNLIEIQLDSYEKFLNRTVSPEKRENIGLQAVFNSVFPIRDSHDTTSLEFVKYEISDPKNSEEECLFRGLTFATPMKVTIRLVVWNVDPDTKIRDIRAVKEQDVYFGEIPLMTERGTFIINGTERVVVSQLHRSPGVYFDCDQSKSPLSGNFSYTARIIPYRGSWLDFEFDHKELIYVRIDKKKKIPVTLLLKALGYTDKEILDYFYEKEKVIIKDKKLFKQTPLTLLVGQKAPADILNEETNEVLVKKHKKITKVIIKKMELAKINRIRIEEEDIIGKVSASDIFDPKTNEVLIPINREITGEDLAKLISKKIKNFDILFIDNLNVSPSLRNTLLSDKVVTKEESLIQIYRKLRPGDPPTIEFAEALIHNMFFSPERYDLSKVGRLKINHRIGLNVPLDVTTLRKEDIIEVVKHLIRLKDSRGPGDDIDHLGNRRVRTVGELLENQFRMGLVRMERAIKERLTFPEMETLMPHDLVNPKPVATAVKDFFASSQLSQFMDQTNPLSEITHKRRLSALGPGGLTRERAGFEVRDVHPTHYGRICPIETPEGPNIGLIASLATYAKVNEFGFIETPYREVVNGKVTDKIRYFSALEEEQYYVAQANAPVDEHGKFKADLISAQKGGGFFLISPDQVNLMDVSPKQLVSVSAALIPFLEHDDGNRALMGSNMQRQAVPLVVTEAPLIGTGMEKIVGRDSRVTKVAKNSGVVKSVDANRIIVKYEEKSGREEPVTKIDVYNLLKFRRSNQDTCINQRVIVKEGDYVKKGDVLADGPSTDRGELALGKNVLVAFMPWRGYNYEDSVLINERLVKEDVFTSIHIEELECVTRDTKLGKEEVTRDIPNVGDETLKDLDESGIVRIGATVKPGDILVGKVTPKGETQLTPEEKLLRAIFGEKAGDVKDTSLRVPHGIEGIVTDVKVLSRRGIDKDDRSRDIEDKEISNILRDQEDQVKIILESTKEKIKGLLVGKRAPADIKDDRGKTFIKKGEAFTKERIDNINLDRLQDVSFKNEELESKIKKVFDSKENQIELIRLYYEDKINKIKKGDELPPGVIKTIKVYVAMKRKVAVGDKVSGRHGNKGIVSVILPEEDMPFMEDGTPIDIVLNPLGVPSRMNAGQILETHLGWTAKELGKKIGELVDNYYKNCCSPDVIKRHIKKVFGDGGIGSFLEKLDDEEIINLASQMREGINVSVPVFDGAKEEEIDKLFKMAGLPESRQTTLYDGRTGEPFHHKITVGYMYFLKLHHLVDDKIHARSIGPYSLVTQQPLGGKAQFGGQRLGEMEVWALEGYGAAYSLQEFLTIKSDDVNGRIRAYEAIVKGEDVLEPSLPESFNVLVKELQSLCINVDLIKEE
- the rplL gene encoding 50S ribosomal protein L7/L12, which gives rise to MAIKREDVIKFIENMTVLELSELIKELEEKFGVQAAMSVMAQGQGGGAAPAPAQEAVAEEKTEFNVILAGYEADKKIQVIKVVRAITSLGLKEAKDLVEGVPKPVKEGVSKEEAANIKKQLEEVSAKVKVE